A single Pradoshia eiseniae DNA region contains:
- a CDS encoding acyl-CoA thioesterase, translated as MALHIPEAVIYARFNDSDASGYISTISYFSYMEEARTKFFDSLQRYINQEEVSFIVASAQCEYDRCERVKEQLSVATSITQVGTKSFHLAHTISNTQSGDVIARGKAVIVCFNFQKQQTVLIPDSLRAYMKT; from the coding sequence ATGGCTTTGCATATACCTGAGGCAGTTATTTATGCGCGATTCAATGATTCAGATGCATCAGGCTATATTAGCACCATCAGTTATTTCTCGTATATGGAGGAAGCGCGTACCAAATTTTTTGACAGCCTTCAAAGGTATATCAATCAAGAAGAAGTAAGCTTCATCGTTGCGTCTGCTCAATGTGAGTATGACCGCTGTGAGCGAGTGAAGGAACAATTGTCAGTGGCAACCTCCATTACGCAAGTGGGGACCAAGAGCTTTCATCTTGCCCATACCATCTCTAATACTCAATCGGGAGATGTTATCGCAAGAGGGAAGGCTGTAATTGTTTGCTTTAATTTTCAAAAACAGCAAACAGTCCTGATTCCCGACAGCCTGAGGGCTTACATGAAAACATAA
- a CDS encoding branched-chain amino acid ABC transporter permease, translated as METLLQQLFNGLTVGSVYSLVALGLTLVFGILHIPNFAHGALYMLGGYVTLTMMTSLGLHYWVAILLSMLAVGLIAVLMERLIFHPLKDAPPLQDKIAAIGILLFLEALAQFIWGAEYKTMPTPYGQVIEIGGLTITLQRLLIVAAAIVIMIGLHLFLRKTMTGSSIIAMAQNRDGAFLVGINANKVAMLTFLISGALAAIAASLAAPINLVSPGMGHLVILKAFVIIILGGMGSIPGAIMGGYILGFTESLGAAYISNDYKDLIAFVLLVLILSIKPQGLFVKEGHS; from the coding sequence ATGGAGACGCTTTTGCAGCAGCTTTTCAATGGATTGACGGTCGGCAGCGTTTATAGCCTTGTTGCATTGGGGCTCACTCTTGTATTTGGAATCTTGCATATTCCTAATTTCGCACATGGAGCTCTATACATGCTTGGCGGGTATGTGACGTTAACGATGATGACAAGCTTGGGCTTGCATTATTGGGTGGCGATTCTCCTTTCGATGTTAGCTGTCGGATTGATAGCCGTCTTGATGGAACGGCTGATTTTTCATCCGCTTAAGGATGCACCACCATTGCAGGATAAGATTGCGGCGATAGGAATACTGCTTTTTTTGGAAGCCTTAGCTCAATTCATTTGGGGAGCGGAGTATAAAACAATGCCAACCCCATATGGGCAAGTAATAGAAATAGGTGGTCTGACCATTACGCTCCAGCGCCTCTTGATTGTAGCGGCTGCCATTGTGATTATGATTGGGCTGCATTTATTTTTGAGAAAAACGATGACTGGTTCGTCGATCATTGCGATGGCTCAAAATCGGGATGGGGCATTCTTAGTCGGCATTAATGCGAATAAGGTCGCCATGCTTACCTTCTTGATTTCCGGTGCCCTTGCGGCGATTGCAGCCTCCTTGGCTGCACCGATTAATCTTGTCTCGCCAGGGATGGGGCATCTCGTTATTCTAAAAGCCTTTGTCATTATTATTTTAGGCGGTATGGGCAGCATTCCAGGGGCCATTATGGGAGGTTATATCCTTGGGTTTACTGAGAGCCTTGGTGCCGCCTATATATCCAATGATTATAAGGACCTGATTGCCTTTGTCCTGCTTGTGCTGATTCTATCCATTAAGCCGCAAGGATTATTTGTGAAGGAGGGACATAGCTAG
- a CDS encoding thiolase family protein, translating to MEKEAVIVSCVRTAIGKQGGALASMPAHLYGAEVIKEAIKRANITADMAEDCIMGNVLSGGGNIARLTALQTHLSLELPGVTVDRQCGSGINAVTLAAQAIRAGDGDIYIAGGVESMSRAPYLMDRAERPYSPAPPRFRKSRLSPDEVGDPPMGITAENLVEKYDISREEQDEFAASSQRKMRIAMEEGRFNEQIVPIAIPVRKGEPMIFNQDEHPRPQTSIEGLGKLAPAFKKDGSVTAGNSSGLNDAASALVLMSRQKAEELKLEPMAIIREHTVAGVDPNLMGIGPVPAVRKVLKKAGLTLEDMDLVEINEAFAAQVIACDRELQLNPEKLNVNGGAIAHGHPLGATGAILITKAVHELKRIQGKFALVTACIGGGQGIAVILERP from the coding sequence ATGGAAAAGGAAGCTGTAATTGTTTCTTGTGTAAGAACAGCAATCGGCAAGCAAGGCGGTGCATTAGCATCCATGCCTGCACATCTATATGGTGCTGAAGTCATAAAAGAAGCTATAAAGAGAGCCAATATAACAGCAGATATGGCAGAGGATTGTATTATGGGCAATGTGTTAAGCGGAGGAGGCAATATTGCTAGATTGACAGCCTTGCAAACACATCTTTCTCTGGAGCTGCCGGGTGTTACGGTAGATAGACAATGCGGCTCTGGCATTAATGCCGTCACATTAGCCGCACAAGCTATTAGGGCGGGAGATGGTGACATTTATATTGCTGGCGGAGTGGAGAGCATGAGTCGGGCTCCCTATTTGATGGATCGTGCTGAACGGCCATATAGCCCAGCTCCTCCAAGGTTCAGGAAATCCCGGCTATCTCCGGATGAGGTCGGTGACCCGCCAATGGGTATTACAGCTGAGAACCTTGTCGAGAAGTATGACATCAGCCGAGAGGAACAGGACGAATTTGCAGCGAGCAGTCAAAGAAAGATGAGGATTGCCATGGAAGAAGGGCGGTTTAATGAGCAGATTGTTCCAATCGCCATCCCTGTAAGAAAAGGGGAACCGATGATTTTCAATCAGGATGAACATCCGCGTCCTCAAACTTCTATAGAAGGATTAGGCAAGCTGGCACCTGCGTTTAAAAAGGACGGTTCTGTGACGGCAGGAAATAGCTCAGGGTTGAATGATGCTGCTTCAGCACTCGTTCTTATGTCCAGACAGAAGGCAGAAGAGCTGAAGCTTGAGCCAATGGCCATCATCAGAGAACATACCGTGGCAGGTGTCGACCCTAATCTGATGGGGATTGGACCGGTTCCGGCAGTGAGAAAAGTCTTAAAGAAGGCTGGTTTGACATTAGAGGACATGGATTTGGTTGAAATTAATGAGGCCTTTGCTGCACAAGTCATCGCATGCGATCGGGAGCTTCAGCTGAATCCGGAAAAACTGAATGTCAATGGCGGTGCGATTGCCCATGGCCATCCTCTTGGAGCGACTGGTGCTATCTTAATCACGAAGGCAGTGCATGAATTGAAACGGATCCAAGGGAAATTTGCGCTGGTAACAGCCTGTATTGGCGGTGGTCAGGGAATAGCGGTCATTTTGGAAAGACCATGA
- a CDS encoding beta-ketoacyl-ACP reductase has translation MENRFQGRTAFITGGSRGIGRKIAERFGEEGANIAIIDLNEEAIAETKQAFEDAGYPVYANVASVTDRQQVESAMAEVHEQFGSIDILVNNAGVIRDNLLFKMTDEDWQMVMDVHLKGTFYATRAAQKYMVNNQYGRIINISSTSALGNRGQVNYSAAKAGLQGFTKTLAIELGKYGITANSVAPGFIETDMTKATAERIGISFDQLIESSVSNIPVGRSGKPEDIANAVHFFADEKSSFVSGQVLYVAGGPRN, from the coding sequence ATGGAAAATCGTTTTCAGGGCAGAACTGCCTTTATCACGGGTGGATCACGAGGGATTGGCCGCAAGATTGCTGAAAGGTTCGGAGAAGAAGGGGCAAACATCGCCATTATTGATTTAAATGAGGAAGCAATTGCCGAAACAAAGCAAGCATTTGAAGATGCGGGATATCCGGTTTATGCGAATGTGGCAAGCGTGACAGACCGTCAGCAGGTAGAAAGTGCGATGGCTGAGGTACATGAACAGTTCGGAAGCATTGATATTTTAGTCAATAATGCCGGGGTGATTCGTGATAATCTGCTGTTTAAGATGACGGATGAGGATTGGCAAATGGTCATGGATGTCCATTTGAAGGGGACTTTTTATGCAACGAGAGCAGCGCAAAAATATATGGTCAATAATCAGTATGGGCGCATCATCAACATCTCCTCCACATCTGCTTTAGGTAACCGGGGACAAGTGAATTATTCCGCAGCCAAAGCGGGCCTGCAGGGATTCACGAAGACCCTTGCGATCGAGCTTGGAAAATACGGTATTACGGCTAATTCTGTGGCACCTGGCTTCATTGAGACAGATATGACAAAGGCAACAGCGGAACGGATTGGCATATCCTTTGACCAATTGATTGAATCGAGTGTCTCCAATATTCCTGTCGGCCGCTCAGGAAAACCGGAGGATATTGCGAATGCTGTCCATTTCTTTGCCGATGAGAAATCATCATTCGTCAGCGGACAGGTGCTTTATGTGGCCGGAGGACCGAGAAATTAA